A window of the Desulfotignum phosphitoxidans DSM 13687 genome harbors these coding sequences:
- the atpD gene encoding F0F1 ATP synthase subunit beta yields the protein MAENIGRIAQVMGAVVDVEFTPGNLPAVLTALTVTNPTIGDEEDNLVIEVAQHLGDNMVRCIGMDVTDGLQRGMPVKDTGSPIMMPVGEASLGRVLNVVGKPVDGLGDISREKMMPIHRHAPAFIEQDTSVRVLETGVKVIDLLVPFPRGGKMGMFGGAGVGKTVIMMEMVNNIAMQHGGISVFGGVGERTREGNDLYHEMKDSGVLPKCALVYGQMTEPPGARARVALSALTCAEYFRDVEGQDVLLFIDNIFRFTQAGSEVSATLGRMPSAVGYQPTLAVDMGELQERITSTDKGSITAVQCVYVPADDLTDPAPATTFAHLDGTVVLSRQIAELGIYPAVDPLDSTSRILDAVYIGDEHYYVARVVQQTLQKYKELQDIIAILGMDELSDEDKITVQRARKLQKFLSQPFHVAETFTGMAGVFVKVEDTVRSFKEIIEGKHDDLPENAFYMVGSIEDAIKKAKSD from the coding sequence ATGGCTGAAAATATAGGTAGAATAGCACAGGTCATGGGTGCTGTTGTTGACGTTGAATTCACACCCGGCAACCTTCCGGCGGTTCTCACCGCCCTGACCGTCACCAACCCCACCATCGGGGATGAAGAAGACAACCTGGTCATTGAAGTGGCCCAGCATCTGGGGGACAACATGGTCCGGTGCATTGGCATGGATGTCACCGACGGTCTCCAGCGGGGCATGCCGGTCAAAGATACGGGATCGCCCATCATGATGCCTGTGGGTGAAGCCTCTTTGGGGCGGGTATTGAATGTTGTGGGAAAACCCGTGGATGGCCTGGGAGATATTTCCAGGGAAAAAATGATGCCGATCCACAGACATGCCCCCGCATTCATTGAGCAGGATACCTCGGTCCGGGTTCTTGAAACCGGCGTCAAGGTGATCGACCTGCTGGTCCCCTTTCCCCGGGGCGGAAAAATGGGTATGTTCGGTGGTGCCGGTGTGGGCAAAACCGTTATCATGATGGAAATGGTAAACAACATCGCTATGCAGCACGGCGGTATTTCCGTGTTTGGCGGTGTGGGGGAACGGACCCGTGAAGGAAACGACCTGTATCATGAAATGAAAGATTCCGGTGTTCTTCCCAAATGCGCCCTGGTGTATGGCCAGATGACGGAACCCCCGGGAGCCCGTGCCCGGGTGGCCCTGTCCGCTTTGACCTGCGCGGAGTATTTCCGTGATGTGGAAGGCCAGGATGTGCTCTTGTTCATTGACAACATCTTCCGGTTCACACAGGCGGGTTCGGAAGTGTCTGCTACCCTGGGCCGCATGCCGTCTGCCGTGGGGTATCAGCCCACGCTGGCAGTGGACATGGGGGAACTCCAGGAACGCATCACCTCCACGGATAAAGGGTCCATTACCGCGGTTCAGTGTGTTTACGTGCCTGCGGACGACTTGACTGACCCGGCACCGGCCACTACTTTCGCCCATCTGGACGGCACCGTGGTTCTGTCCCGTCAGATTGCTGAGCTGGGGATTTATCCGGCCGTGGATCCGCTGGATTCCACCTCCAGGATTCTGGATGCCGTCTACATTGGTGATGAGCATTATTATGTGGCCCGGGTGGTTCAGCAGACCCTGCAAAAATACAAGGAACTCCAGGACATCATTGCCATTCTCGGTATGGATGAGTTGTCTGATGAGGACAAGATAACGGTCCAGCGGGCCAGAAAACTGCAGAAGTTTTTGTCCCAGCCTTTTCATGTGGCTGAAACGTTCACCGGCATGGCAGGGGTTTTTGTAAAAGTTGAAGATACCGTAAGATCATTTAAAGAAATCATTGAAGGTAAGCATGATGATCTTCCGGAAAATGCGTTTTATATGGTAGGCTCCATTGAAGATGCCATTAAAAAAGCGAAATCTGATTAA
- the mrdA gene encoding penicillin-binding protein 2, whose translation MVDLPKTKERDWMKQRVMAASLCVLIVFMLLFFRLVYLQLIKGEEYHRLSETNCVRLKSIKPSRGLIFDRHGELLVDNRPAFDLVMVLEDTGSVPDTVSLLSSLIDEPYVDLMEQIQKAGTAAFYKPIVLKKDISRDQLAVVEAHKFDLPGIYVEIEPTRHYIYPETASHLLGYLGEVNKKELESGMLPHVRAGDHIGRYGVEKSFESYLQGRRGGRQVEVDVNGRVVQELKTVAPVPGHNLHLTLDLPLQQLAEDLLEDRDGAVVALNPANGDVLVMASNPGFDQNDFIGGISTRNWQALMNNPGRPMINKTIQAEYPPASTYKILTAIAALEEKKIDGDDTTFCPGFYMFRGRRYHCWRRHGHGHLNVVDALAQSCDVFFYLAGEKTGVDALAQYANGCGLGRPTGIDLDHERQGLIPTSAWKRERFNEAWFPGETLSISIGQGFNLVTPLQMAVFTAAIANGGTLYRPRIVTAVKDVNGHLVREMDPEITGGIPAGRQTLDLVRKGLTEVVEGDRGTARSIRIKQIEMAGKTGTAQVSSRKTGEKFDNENQKRTLRDHAWFVCYAPAENPVIAIAVIIEHGEHGSSAAAPVAGTLVKKYLGLPGPEESFDAAPEG comes from the coding sequence ATGGTGGATCTGCCTAAAACCAAAGAGCGGGACTGGATGAAACAGCGGGTGATGGCTGCCAGTCTTTGCGTTTTGATCGTGTTCATGCTGTTGTTTTTTCGACTGGTGTATCTTCAGCTGATCAAAGGAGAAGAATATCACCGCTTGTCTGAAACCAATTGCGTGCGGTTAAAAAGCATCAAACCGTCCCGGGGGCTGATTTTCGACCGGCACGGGGAACTGCTGGTGGACAACCGGCCGGCGTTTGATCTGGTGATGGTGCTCGAGGATACGGGATCCGTGCCGGACACCGTTTCTCTTTTGTCTTCTTTGATCGATGAACCCTATGTGGATCTGATGGAACAAATTCAAAAAGCGGGAACGGCTGCTTTTTACAAGCCCATTGTGTTGAAAAAAGATATTTCCAGGGATCAGCTGGCCGTTGTGGAGGCCCATAAATTTGATCTGCCCGGAATTTATGTGGAGATTGAGCCCACCCGACATTATATTTATCCGGAAACAGCGTCTCATCTGCTGGGATATCTGGGGGAGGTGAACAAAAAAGAACTGGAAAGCGGTATGTTACCTCATGTCCGGGCAGGAGATCATATCGGACGATACGGGGTGGAAAAAAGTTTTGAATCCTATCTGCAAGGCCGGCGGGGCGGCCGCCAGGTGGAGGTGGACGTGAACGGGCGGGTGGTCCAGGAGCTGAAAACCGTGGCACCCGTGCCGGGACACAATCTTCACTTAACCCTGGATCTGCCGTTGCAGCAACTGGCGGAAGACCTGCTTGAAGACCGGGATGGGGCCGTCGTGGCCCTGAATCCGGCCAATGGCGATGTACTGGTCATGGCCAGCAATCCGGGGTTTGATCAGAATGACTTTATCGGCGGGATATCCACCCGCAACTGGCAGGCATTGATGAACAATCCGGGCCGTCCCATGATCAACAAAACCATCCAGGCGGAATATCCGCCGGCCTCCACCTATAAGATACTCACCGCCATTGCCGCTCTGGAAGAAAAAAAGATTGATGGTGACGACACCACCTTTTGTCCCGGATTTTATATGTTTCGGGGCCGACGGTATCATTGCTGGCGCAGACACGGGCACGGGCATTTAAACGTGGTGGATGCCCTGGCCCAGTCCTGTGATGTGTTTTTCTATCTGGCCGGTGAAAAAACGGGGGTGGATGCGCTGGCACAGTATGCCAACGGATGCGGATTAGGACGTCCCACTGGCATTGACCTGGATCATGAGCGTCAGGGATTGATTCCGACGTCCGCATGGAAACGGGAACGGTTCAATGAAGCCTGGTTTCCGGGAGAAACCCTTTCCATCAGTATCGGTCAGGGGTTCAACCTGGTTACCCCGCTCCAGATGGCCGTATTCACCGCAGCCATTGCCAATGGAGGCACCTTGTACCGGCCCAGGATCGTCACGGCTGTCAAGGATGTGAACGGCCATCTGGTGAGGGAAATGGACCCGGAGATCACCGGCGGAATTCCGGCAGGCAGACAAACCCTGGATCTGGTCAGAAAAGGATTGACCGAAGTGGTGGAAGGAGATCGGGGGACGGCAAGAAGTATTCGGATCAAGCAGATCGAAATGGCAGGTAAGACCGGCACGGCCCAGGTGTCTTCCCGGAAAACCGGTGAAAAATTCGATAATGAAAATCAGAAAAGAACCCTGAGAGACCATGCCTGGTTTGTGTGTTATGCGCCGGCCGAAAATCCGGTGATTGCGATTGCCGTGATCATTGAACATGGAGAACATGGCTCTTCAGCGGCCGCTCCTGTGGCCGGAACGCTGGTGAAAAAATATCTGGGCCTGCCGGGACCTGAAGAGTCGTTTGATGCAGCACCTGAAGGATAA
- a CDS encoding rod shape-determining protein MreD, protein MKWVFVGIISLFLIVFQTVLLPGLSSSFYCFDLTIILIVYISLHFSHYLVIAVIAGMGGIMDSLSGAPFFLYTFSYLWIFLIVRLARQLVFQTSVPFIVVVSLLSVTIQQGIFLFSLFARQEYTGTWPLNVSLMLQQIAWGAVMIPLGVGLISAGYRRWQDLIQRIARIRETRRN, encoded by the coding sequence ATGAAATGGGTTTTTGTGGGGATTATCAGCCTTTTTCTCATTGTTTTCCAGACAGTGCTGCTTCCCGGTTTATCGTCATCATTTTATTGTTTTGACCTGACCATTATCCTGATTGTTTATATCAGCCTTCATTTTTCTCATTATCTGGTTATTGCCGTTATTGCCGGTATGGGCGGAATCATGGACAGTCTGTCAGGGGCGCCGTTTTTCCTTTATACCTTTTCTTATCTCTGGATTTTTTTAATCGTTCGACTGGCCCGGCAGCTGGTGTTCCAGACCAGTGTTCCGTTTATCGTGGTCGTCAGCCTGCTGTCTGTCACCATTCAACAGGGTATTTTTCTTTTTTCGCTGTTTGCCCGACAGGAATATACGGGCACGTGGCCGCTTAATGTGTCTTTGATGCTGCAACAGATCGCATGGGGTGCCGTGATGATTCCGTTGGGGGTTGGATTGATTTCTGCCGGATACCGGCGCTGGCAGGACCTGATTCAGCGTATTGCCAGAATCCGGGAAACAAGAAGAAATTAA
- the mreC gene encoding rod shape-determining protein MreC gives MISLTSRQNFDVQGPENVLITLTAPFQLAVQRSVYFVSTVWKNYFACVSAARENTVLKQQLTLAEQIENQNRELTVENARLKKFLAFSSTASGTYVAARVIARDPSPWFKTLMIDKGERHGLKKNAPILVPEGIVGQITKVSPNFSRVLLITDRNSAVDALVQTTRARGMVKGNGDSSCSFVYALRKEKIQAGEVIVSSGLDQVFPKGLKIGTVLAVKKDHSHLFQDIIIQTSVDFDKLEEVLVYKQ, from the coding sequence GTGATCAGTCTGACCAGCCGGCAGAATTTTGACGTGCAGGGCCCGGAAAACGTGTTGATCACATTGACGGCCCCCTTTCAACTGGCCGTGCAGCGCTCGGTTTATTTTGTGTCGACTGTCTGGAAAAATTATTTTGCCTGTGTGTCGGCAGCCCGGGAAAACACGGTTTTAAAGCAACAATTGACCCTGGCAGAACAGATTGAAAACCAGAATCGGGAACTGACCGTGGAGAACGCCCGATTAAAGAAATTTTTGGCATTCTCATCGACTGCATCCGGAACCTATGTGGCGGCCCGGGTGATTGCCCGGGACCCGTCTCCCTGGTTTAAAACCCTGATGATTGATAAAGGGGAACGGCACGGCCTGAAAAAAAATGCGCCCATACTGGTTCCGGAAGGCATTGTGGGACAGATCACCAAAGTATCTCCCAATTTTTCCAGGGTCCTGCTTATCACGGATCGGAATTCCGCCGTGGATGCCCTGGTTCAGACCACACGGGCCAGAGGGATGGTCAAAGGCAATGGTGACAGCAGTTGCAGTTTTGTTTATGCCTTGCGTAAAGAAAAGATTCAGGCCGGTGAGGTCATTGTGTCTTCAGGGCTGGATCAGGTCTTTCCCAAGGGGTTGAAAATCGGCACGGTTCTGGCGGTTAAAAAAGATCATTCCCATTTGTTCCAGGATATCATCATTCAGACCAGTGTGGATTTTGATAAACTGGAAGAGGTGCTGGTATATAAACAATGA
- a CDS encoding F0F1 ATP synthase subunit epsilon — translation MAEKLMLEVVTPQKAVVSEAVDTVVAPGSEGEFGALKGHTTFLTSLKMGTLRYKNDSGKEQLLFINGGFAEVLPDKVTILAESAERNQDIDVVRAQAAKERAEQRLANRAAGIDLLRAELALRRAIHRLKVASVSK, via the coding sequence ATGGCTGAAAAACTGATGCTTGAAGTGGTGACACCACAGAAAGCGGTGGTCAGCGAAGCAGTTGATACGGTGGTCGCTCCGGGGTCGGAAGGTGAATTCGGCGCCCTGAAGGGACACACCACGTTTCTGACATCCCTGAAAATGGGAACGCTGCGATATAAAAATGACAGTGGAAAAGAACAGCTCCTGTTCATAAATGGTGGGTTTGCGGAAGTTTTGCCGGATAAGGTCACGATTCTGGCCGAATCTGCGGAACGTAATCAGGATATCGATGTGGTCAGGGCTCAAGCCGCCAAAGAACGGGCGGAACAGCGTCTGGCCAATCGGGCTGCCGGCATTGATCTACTGCGGGCAGAGCTGGCACTGCGGCGGGCGATTCACCGGTTGAAAGTGGCGTCTGTCAGTAAGTAG
- the rodA gene encoding rod shape-determining protein RodA, producing the protein MFDRRLIEHFDWGLLVLILLIAGTGLMVLYSAVMAGWQGTGLHYLFKRQLIWMGGGAALMTGILVFDFQKLNKLNLFIYAACVTLLVGVYFFGQSGGGSQRWISFGGISVQPSELMKIALIISLASIYATKVSPEGLNFRQLLKPAVFCMIPVGLIVNQPDLGTGLMLLLIAGAITLFVKVEKKVVLILGALSGCVLPVVWFFGLKAYQKSRILTFLDPDRDPLGTGYHIIQSKIAIGSGMITGKGFLQGTQNALAFLPEQHTDFILSVLAEEWGLVGCTVLLILYFLLICWGLNIAYNCRNLFGSILAFGITSMIFWQIFINVGMVMGLMPVVGMPLPLVSYGGSSVITNMMGFGILLNISMRRFYTS; encoded by the coding sequence ATGTTTGACCGACGTCTGATAGAACATTTTGACTGGGGATTACTGGTGCTGATTCTGCTTATCGCCGGCACCGGACTGATGGTGCTGTATTCCGCGGTCATGGCCGGATGGCAGGGCACCGGCCTTCATTATCTGTTTAAACGGCAGCTCATCTGGATGGGGGGCGGAGCCGCACTGATGACCGGCATCCTGGTGTTTGATTTCCAGAAGCTGAACAAGCTGAATCTGTTTATATATGCCGCCTGTGTCACGCTTCTGGTGGGGGTCTATTTTTTCGGTCAGTCCGGCGGCGGTTCCCAGCGATGGATTTCTTTTGGCGGGATCAGTGTCCAGCCGTCCGAATTAATGAAAATTGCATTGATTATCAGTCTGGCATCGATTTATGCCACCAAGGTGTCACCGGAAGGTCTTAACTTCAGACAATTACTCAAACCCGCTGTGTTTTGTATGATTCCGGTGGGGTTGATCGTCAATCAGCCGGACCTGGGTACGGGATTGATGCTGCTGCTCATTGCCGGCGCCATCACCTTGTTTGTCAAGGTCGAAAAAAAGGTGGTTTTGATTCTGGGGGCCCTGAGCGGATGTGTTCTGCCGGTTGTCTGGTTTTTCGGTCTTAAAGCCTATCAAAAATCCCGGATTCTGACTTTTCTGGATCCGGATCGGGATCCCCTGGGTACGGGATATCACATCATTCAGTCCAAAATCGCCATTGGATCTGGCATGATCACGGGGAAAGGCTTTTTGCAGGGAACTCAGAATGCCCTGGCTTTTCTGCCGGAACAGCATACGGATTTTATTTTATCCGTGCTGGCGGAAGAATGGGGACTTGTGGGATGTACGGTATTACTGATTTTGTATTTTTTGTTGATCTGCTGGGGATTGAATATTGCCTATAATTGCCGAAATCTGTTCGGATCCATTCTGGCTTTCGGCATCACCAGCATGATTTTCTGGCAGATTTTCATCAATGTCGGTATGGTTATGGGGTTGATGCCCGTGGTGGGGATGCCGTTACCCCTGGTTTCATATGGGGGGTCTTCTGTGATCACCAATATGATGGGTTTCGGGATATTGCTCAATATCAGCATGCGTCGTTTTTACACCAGCTGA
- the atpF gene encoding F0F1 ATP synthase subunit B produces MMKKNNLRRKQLKVSGMILLILTSAVATSWAASGHGEVHNSWLAIDTWKTLNFAVLAIALFLLGRKPVKAFFSSRKKEIADELKDLEQKKAEAEKQLAEYQARFNDLDQESRRIIQDYIQQGEEAKKRIIAQAEAQAEKLEDMAKRTIEQEFKSARIKLQQEISSLAVEQAQDVIQNAISSEDQEKLVDDYLKKVVA; encoded by the coding sequence ATGATGAAAAAAAACAACTTGAGACGTAAACAGCTCAAAGTGTCAGGGATGATTCTGCTGATTCTCACATCTGCTGTTGCCACGTCATGGGCGGCGTCAGGCCATGGTGAAGTCCACAATTCCTGGTTGGCCATTGATACCTGGAAGACATTGAATTTTGCCGTGCTTGCCATTGCCCTGTTTCTTCTGGGGAGAAAACCGGTGAAAGCTTTTTTCTCCTCCCGGAAAAAAGAGATTGCAGATGAACTGAAAGACCTTGAGCAGAAAAAAGCCGAGGCCGAAAAACAGCTGGCTGAATATCAGGCCCGTTTCAACGATCTGGATCAGGAATCCAGACGGATCATCCAGGATTACATCCAGCAGGGAGAAGAAGCCAAAAAACGGATTATTGCCCAGGCGGAAGCCCAGGCGGAGAAACTGGAAGATATGGCCAAACGGACCATTGAACAGGAGTTCAAATCGGCCAGGATCAAACTCCAGCAGGAAATTTCCTCTTTGGCTGTAGAGCAGGCACAGGACGTTATTCAAAACGCCATTTCATCTGAAGATCAGGAAAAATTGGTGGACGATTATTTGAAAAAGGTGGTGGCATAA
- the atpG gene encoding ATP synthase F1 subunit gamma, whose translation MATLKEVKSKISSVKKTKQITSAMKMVATSRLRGCQTNMERFKPYASKFAEVLGSIAGKSGSDVSPLLVPAQEVKKVIVILCTSDRGLCGGFNINLIDKARKFIQSDLQDKDVSFYCFGKKGRDWTRKSPYAIAAEYLDVVGGKIDFSMASTPGQQLIDSFLVGEVDEVYIIYSEFQSMARQEPLIKQILPIPSLTDIANETPADADGSFLPEHICEPSSDVLLGEMLPKNVFIQIYDALLQTSTSEHAARMRAMENATKACEDMVLELQTIFNKTRQAQITGELMDIVGGAEALKG comes from the coding sequence ATGGCAACACTCAAAGAAGTAAAATCCAAGATCAGCAGCGTCAAGAAAACAAAGCAGATCACTTCTGCCATGAAAATGGTTGCCACTTCAAGACTGCGGGGCTGTCAGACCAATATGGAGCGGTTCAAGCCCTATGCCTCCAAATTCGCTGAGGTGCTGGGCAGTATTGCCGGCAAATCGGGTTCAGATGTCAGCCCGTTGCTGGTCCCGGCCCAGGAAGTCAAAAAAGTGATCGTGATTCTGTGTACGTCTGATAGAGGGTTGTGCGGCGGTTTTAATATCAATTTGATTGATAAAGCCCGGAAATTCATACAATCAGACTTGCAGGACAAGGACGTGTCTTTTTACTGTTTTGGAAAAAAAGGCCGGGACTGGACCCGAAAATCACCCTATGCCATTGCTGCGGAATACCTGGATGTGGTGGGGGGGAAAATCGATTTTTCAATGGCATCCACTCCGGGACAGCAGTTGATCGACAGTTTTCTTGTGGGAGAAGTGGACGAAGTTTATATCATTTATTCTGAATTTCAGAGCATGGCCAGGCAGGAGCCGTTGATCAAACAGATTCTGCCCATTCCATCACTGACGGATATTGCGAATGAAACTCCCGCGGATGCGGACGGATCATTTCTGCCGGAACATATCTGTGAGCCGTCGTCCGATGTTCTGTTAGGGGAAATGCTGCCCAAGAACGTGTTTATTCAGATTTATGATGCCCTGCTTCAGACCTCCACCAGTGAACATGCCGCACGGATGCGGGCCATGGAAAATGCCACCAAGGCCTGTGAAGACATGGTGCTGGAACTTCAGACCATCTTCAACAAGACGCGTCAGGCTCAGATTACCGGCGAACTTATGGATATTGTCGGTGGTGCGGAAGCGCTCAAGGGATAA
- the atpH gene encoding ATP synthase F1 subunit delta, giving the protein MKNLAVSRRYAKALILIGQENGQADLYNEELEAVVSLFDTQEGFEAALTNPLYNKNDRKKVLEAVLEAANLSVVMNSFLKLLFDKGRIVFLRDIASYYKNLADELKGIVKASITSATQLSSDAVEKIRDALSKRVGKTIVLNVEQDPSLIGGVVTKIGDLVLDGSVKTQLINMRETLKKGESV; this is encoded by the coding sequence ATGAAAAATTTAGCAGTATCCAGGCGTTATGCCAAAGCATTGATTCTGATCGGTCAGGAAAACGGGCAGGCAGACCTGTATAATGAAGAACTGGAGGCGGTTGTGTCTTTGTTTGATACACAGGAAGGTTTTGAAGCGGCCCTGACCAATCCATTGTACAACAAGAACGACCGGAAGAAAGTATTGGAAGCTGTTCTGGAGGCGGCAAACCTGTCTGTTGTGATGAATTCTTTTCTAAAGTTGCTGTTTGACAAGGGAAGAATCGTTTTTTTAAGAGATATCGCCTCGTATTACAAAAATCTGGCGGATGAACTCAAAGGGATCGTTAAAGCCAGTATTACTTCGGCCACACAATTGTCATCGGACGCTGTGGAAAAAATCCGGGATGCCCTGTCCAAAAGAGTGGGCAAGACGATTGTTTTGAATGTGGAACAGGATCCAAGTCTCATCGGCGGCGTGGTTACCAAAATCGGTGATCTTGTTTTGGATGGCAGCGTGAAAACTCAGCTGATCAATATGAGGGAAACTTTAAAAAAAGGTGAGAGTGTCTAA
- a CDS encoding ATP synthase F0 subunit B: MITVIPDISLVYQMINFLILLFVLNVLLYKPIRKVLLERKAKIQGLESGVEKATADLVSQEESYKNGLRQARSEGLKEKEAFVEEASKQEREIIDQINQKAQANLARIKKQVADETEQARKTLEKEVEVFAKAIGEKILGRAL, translated from the coding sequence ATGATAACTGTGATTCCTGATATATCTTTGGTGTATCAGATGATCAATTTCCTGATTCTGCTCTTTGTCCTCAATGTACTGCTGTACAAACCCATTCGCAAGGTGCTGCTGGAAAGAAAAGCAAAGATTCAAGGTCTTGAATCCGGCGTTGAAAAAGCCACTGCGGATCTTGTTTCCCAGGAGGAATCCTACAAGAACGGGTTGCGGCAGGCCAGAAGCGAAGGCTTGAAAGAGAAAGAAGCGTTTGTGGAGGAGGCATCAAAACAGGAACGGGAGATTATCGATCAGATCAATCAGAAGGCTCAGGCCAATCTTGCCCGGATCAAGAAACAGGTGGCGGATGAGACTGAGCAGGCCCGAAAAACTCTGGAAAAAGAGGTGGAGGTGTTTGCCAAAGCCATTGGTGAAAAAATTCTGGGGAGGGCCTTATGA
- the atpA gene encoding F0F1 ATP synthase subunit alpha: MEIKAEEISQIIKDQIKGFDAKVDLNETGVVLSAGDGIARVYGLEKVKAMELVEFPGGILGLALNLESDNVGIAILGDDKLIKEGDVVKRTDRIASVPVGEAMLGRVVTTTGEPIDGKGPINSDHMMNMELVAPGVIARKSVHEPCYTGAKAVDGMTPVGRGQRELIIGDRQIGKTAVAVDAIIAQKDTDMKCIYVACGQKKSTVAQVVAALEEHGAMEYTTVVVASASESAALQYLAPFAGCAMGEYFRDKGEHALIIYDDLSKQAVAYRQVSLLLRRPPGREAFPGDIFYNHSRLLERSAKLSDEKGAGSLTALPIIETQEGDVSAFIPTNVISITDGQIFLDKDLFFAGVRPAIDVGLSVSRVGGAAQVKAMKQVAGTLRLDLAQYRELEAFAAFGSDLDAATQRQLTRGERLVELLKQPQFQPLPMEKMVTALYAGTKGYIDKYPKEAVSKYEEGLYTFVENRFPEIYQGLKEKKEITSDIETKLKQALEAYDEEFKDTI, from the coding sequence ATGGAAATTAAAGCAGAAGAGATAAGCCAGATAATTAAAGATCAGATCAAGGGATTTGACGCAAAGGTTGATCTGAATGAGACCGGTGTGGTTCTGTCTGCCGGTGATGGCATTGCCCGTGTATATGGGTTGGAAAAAGTCAAGGCAATGGAGCTGGTGGAGTTTCCCGGTGGCATTTTAGGCCTTGCGCTGAACCTGGAATCCGACAATGTGGGGATTGCCATCTTAGGGGATGACAAACTCATTAAAGAAGGGGATGTGGTTAAAAGAACCGATCGGATCGCTTCGGTGCCGGTGGGTGAGGCCATGCTGGGCCGGGTGGTCACCACCACAGGGGAGCCCATTGACGGCAAGGGCCCCATCAACTCCGACCATATGATGAACATGGAACTGGTGGCCCCCGGGGTTATCGCCAGAAAATCAGTGCATGAACCCTGTTACACCGGGGCCAAGGCCGTAGACGGCATGACCCCGGTGGGCCGGGGACAAAGGGAGCTGATCATCGGTGACCGCCAGATCGGTAAAACCGCTGTTGCCGTGGATGCCATCATTGCCCAGAAAGACACGGACATGAAATGTATCTATGTGGCCTGCGGTCAGAAAAAATCCACGGTGGCCCAGGTGGTGGCGGCCTTAGAAGAACATGGTGCCATGGAATACACCACCGTGGTAGTGGCATCCGCCTCTGAATCTGCGGCCCTGCAGTATCTGGCCCCCTTTGCCGGATGCGCCATGGGAGAATATTTCAGGGATAAGGGCGAACATGCCCTGATCATTTATGATGACCTGTCCAAGCAGGCCGTGGCTTATCGCCAGGTATCCCTGCTGCTCAGACGTCCGCCCGGACGTGAAGCATTCCCAGGGGATATTTTTTACAACCATTCCCGGCTGCTGGAACGTTCTGCCAAGCTCAGTGATGAAAAAGGGGCCGGTTCTCTGACCGCACTGCCCATCATCGAGACCCAGGAAGGGGATGTGTCCGCATTTATTCCCACCAACGTAATCTCCATCACCGACGGTCAGATCTTTCTGGATAAAGACCTGTTCTTTGCCGGTGTCCGGCCGGCCATTGACGTGGGTCTTTCCGTATCCCGAGTGGGGGGTGCAGCCCAGGTGAAAGCCATGAAACAGGTGGCAGGAACCCTGCGTCTGGATCTGGCCCAGTACCGTGAGCTGGAAGCGTTTGCCGCATTCGGCTCGGATCTGGATGCCGCCACCCAGAGACAGCTGACCCGTGGGGAAAGACTGGTGGAGCTGCTCAAACAGCCCCAGTTTCAGCCACTTCCCATGGAAAAAATGGTAACGGCCCTGTATGCCGGTACCAAGGGCTATATTGACAAGTATCCCAAAGAAGCGGTTTCCAAATATGAAGAAGGGCTTTATACGTTTGTGGAAAACCGGTTTCCTGAAATCTACCAAGGCTTGAAAGAGAAAAAAGAGATCACCTCAGACATTGAAACCAAACTCAAACAAGCCCTGGAAGCCTATGACGAAGAGTTCAAGGACACGATTTAG